One Pullulanibacillus sp. KACC 23026 DNA segment encodes these proteins:
- a CDS encoding FapA family protein, with amino-acid sequence MQSIVSRGKNVKEAIGLGLKLLGADSNNVDVEIIQQESKGLWGIGAKRAIVKLSVKSLTVIKAVDLLEQTFNEEGDPHIQNAQLEFEKHEGRITETRNRRGGKVWVKDGQLYWSASPTHYPTVSVCNNVKLLKNGRTVNDSTVVLTDNDSYEIVTTNEEMDTVWNIVLDPNKLSALLVVKPGYKITRNVQDMSPDVHLALIAMENKQVYNSLSFEKIMKRLEFLRIKQGINQQNILNAVQSTEAGNFEIATGIKAKNGQDGWIELKVEIDNTQGLQVDEQGNADFRDSRINSTVDRGDIIAVIHPPVPGKLGLTVTGEPLPPKQTFPIDLKLGKGATLVKDQIVAIESGRPKVIIDGRRVNVSILPKLVHPGAVDLKSGNIQFSGDVEIIGHVKGQIEVEADGDILIQSTVNFATVSSKGAIVVKKNIANSELSAGRNNLTIAECGHMLSGLYQQIDQMNALINQLRNSTAFKQTDLDKRGLQPLIKLLLEKRFKSIVPLAKQYVEVALKDKEQFDSDDWQSIALSLKQIFLSLTNQLITYERLLDITSKMKELLEWSKSPVEPQSFITIFSILNSKLYSSGNVSVIGQGSVNTIIHSGGLIKIYGVVRGGELYGKQGIEINEVGSEMGIRTVLAVPLDQKIKIKKVLGGTVLKIGNIKYTFNEIRYDVEAYLNHSGEIIIN; translated from the coding sequence ATGCAAAGTATTGTTTCTAGGGGAAAAAATGTTAAAGAAGCAATTGGTCTTGGTTTAAAATTGTTGGGGGCTGATAGTAATAATGTCGATGTAGAGATTATTCAACAAGAGTCAAAAGGGCTTTGGGGTATTGGAGCCAAAAGGGCAATTGTAAAACTCTCCGTTAAAAGTTTAACTGTAATTAAGGCTGTGGATCTATTGGAGCAGACTTTTAATGAGGAAGGTGATCCGCACATTCAAAATGCTCAACTAGAATTTGAAAAACATGAAGGTAGGATTACTGAAACTCGGAATAGACGTGGGGGTAAAGTGTGGGTTAAGGATGGTCAACTTTATTGGAGCGCATCTCCCACCCATTACCCTACTGTTTCTGTGTGTAACAATGTAAAACTTCTTAAGAATGGTAGAACTGTTAATGATTCAACTGTAGTCCTAACTGATAATGATTCGTATGAAATTGTTACAACTAATGAAGAGATGGATACGGTTTGGAACATTGTTTTAGACCCAAATAAATTAAGTGCTCTCCTTGTTGTTAAGCCAGGGTATAAGATAACCCGAAATGTCCAGGATATGAGCCCTGATGTCCATCTGGCATTAATCGCAATGGAGAATAAACAAGTTTATAATTCTCTTTCATTTGAAAAAATCATGAAAAGATTGGAATTTTTGAGGATTAAACAAGGGATTAATCAACAAAACATTCTGAATGCCGTTCAAAGTACGGAGGCCGGCAATTTTGAAATTGCTACTGGAATAAAAGCAAAAAATGGTCAGGATGGCTGGATTGAATTGAAGGTTGAAATTGATAATACACAGGGCTTACAAGTAGATGAGCAAGGAAATGCGGATTTTAGAGACAGTAGAATAAATTCAACTGTAGATAGAGGGGACATTATTGCGGTTATTCATCCCCCAGTTCCTGGAAAACTGGGGCTAACCGTCACAGGTGAACCATTACCTCCGAAGCAGACCTTTCCAATAGATTTAAAATTAGGGAAAGGCGCTACTTTAGTTAAGGATCAAATCGTTGCAATAGAGTCTGGCCGCCCCAAAGTTATTATAGATGGAAGGCGTGTTAATGTAAGTATCCTACCAAAGTTGGTCCATCCAGGTGCTGTGGATCTAAAGTCTGGAAATATTCAATTTTCAGGGGATGTTGAAATTATAGGTCATGTTAAAGGACAGATAGAGGTTGAAGCAGATGGAGATATTTTAATTCAATCAACCGTAAATTTTGCAACAGTTTCATCAAAAGGTGCAATTGTTGTGAAGAAAAATATAGCGAACTCAGAATTATCTGCTGGTAGAAATAATTTAACAATTGCAGAATGCGGACATATGTTAAGTGGACTTTACCAACAAATTGATCAAATGAATGCATTAATAAATCAACTCAGGAACTCAACCGCATTTAAACAGACTGACCTTGATAAAAGAGGTTTACAGCCCTTAATAAAATTATTATTAGAAAAGAGGTTTAAAAGTATTGTTCCGCTTGCGAAGCAGTATGTTGAAGTGGCCCTAAAAGACAAGGAACAATTCGATTCGGATGATTGGCAGTCTATAGCCCTATCTTTAAAACAAATATTTCTATCTTTAACTAATCAATTAATTACTTATGAGCGTTTATTAGACATAACTTCAAAAATGAAAGAACTGCTTGAATGGAGCAAATCTCCTGTTGAACCTCAATCATTTATTACAATTTTTAGTATTTTAAATAGTAAGCTTTATAGTAGTGGGAATGTTTCCGTGATTGGGCAGGGGAGTGTTAATACCATAATCCATTCTGGAGGTTTAATAAAAATTTATGGTGTTGTACGAGGTGGAGAATTATATGGAAAACAAGGCATTGAAATAAATGAGGTAGGTTCAGAAATGGGAATTAGAACTGTCTTGGCAGTCCCTTTAGATCAAAAAATTAAAATAAAGAAGGTACTTGGAGGAACCGTTTTAAAAATTGGTAATATCAAATATACCTTTAATGAAATCCGGTATGACGTTGAAGCTTATTTAAACCATAGTGGAGAAATTATAATCAATTAG
- a CDS encoding PP2C family protein-serine/threonine phosphatase, protein MVYDALSIPFHSNSSPEIDKSLQREIKLAKNIQMTLLNGKVPTFKGGKVSGQTLPARLIGGDYYDFYPLSNGTIRIVIGDVMGKGIPAAMLMILTRGAFRSAAGSCKGPGETLNAINQALYDDLRALGSFVTLFCADWDPSKRILTYANAGHNLPLHINNENNVISSLHKTSGIMIGGLPNQTYQEGNIQLRCNDTVFFYTDGIVEAKNEEGEQFQLERLINTLTEHKHESAELIGQRVIEAINSFTKDLPQKDDITMVLLKISENM, encoded by the coding sequence ATGGTTTATGACGCACTTTCCATTCCATTTCATTCTAATTCTTCACCTGAAATAGATAAAAGCTTACAACGAGAAATAAAATTGGCCAAAAACATTCAAATGACATTATTAAATGGTAAAGTTCCTACATTTAAAGGCGGTAAAGTTTCTGGACAAACCTTACCAGCACGATTAATCGGGGGGGATTATTATGATTTTTATCCACTTTCGAATGGAACTATTCGCATTGTAATAGGGGATGTGATGGGAAAAGGGATCCCAGCCGCTATGCTTATGATTTTGACAAGGGGGGCCTTTCGCAGTGCCGCCGGAAGTTGCAAAGGTCCGGGGGAGACACTAAATGCAATTAACCAAGCTCTTTATGATGACTTAAGGGCGTTAGGATCGTTCGTCACATTGTTTTGTGCGGATTGGGATCCCTCAAAGAGGATACTAACCTATGCGAATGCAGGTCACAATCTCCCTTTACACATCAATAATGAAAATAACGTTATTTCATCTTTACATAAAACGTCTGGAATTATGATAGGCGGTCTTCCTAATCAAACCTATCAGGAGGGCAATATACAATTAAGATGTAACGACACTGTGTTTTTTTATACGGATGGAATTGTAGAGGCAAAGAATGAAGAGGGTGAACAATTTCAGCTAGAACGACTTATTAACACACTAACTGAGCACAAACATGAAAGTGCTGAACTAATAGGGCAGCGAGTAATTGAAGCGATTAATAGCTTCACAAAGGATCTTCCGCAAAAAGACGATATTACAATGGTGCTTTTAAAGATTAGTGAAAATATGTGA
- a CDS encoding STAS domain-containing protein — protein MELSIQKEIKDTTTILHLDGILDITTTNLIELHLQVLEEDIQLLVFNFTSLEFLDSTGIGSIINAIHLSQEKQFKLKFEGVNEITNEVFEMVGIYKILEALQGECN, from the coding sequence ATGGAATTGTCGATTCAAAAAGAAATTAAGGACACTACAACAATCCTACACTTAGATGGCATCCTTGATATCACGACAACAAATTTAATTGAACTGCACCTACAAGTATTAGAAGAAGATATCCAGCTGTTAGTGTTTAATTTTACTTCATTGGAATTTTTAGATTCAACGGGAATTGGTTCGATCATCAATGCTATTCACTTATCTCAAGAAAAACAATTTAAGCTTAAATTTGAAGGGGTGAATGAGATCACAAATGAAGTGTTTGAGATGGTAGGCATCTATAAAATTTTAGAGGCCTTACAAGGAGAGTGTAATTAA
- a CDS encoding methyl-accepting chemotaxis protein: MAKKQKKNVSNTLLKQFTTRMLVVLLVILGVSGIVQYYYLNSIIDSNVRVESSKVSASIEQGIKETDTASRSIENQIDLKLKLVAQRISDRLGNQSVNTITNSELAQISKDFGIGGITIFVQKGDDIVGVSSTTPSDIGFSFKKFLGADNHSLQSLIDLLHGKPVIRDEESYVDSNTTILPIAPSGSNKSNTPIFYKYGYYHANGSTYIINPFIKANEVYQFTQSVGPNSWIKTVLRTNKDAKEVAVLDPKVYADPSLLKNKYNMLKKVEYGEFNSETKKDSSVIASMVKHPQKVSYIEKQNGFSYYKMFIPMKDGKVIYVALDYNRMSAPLKNMSWILLVFSLLSLLALFVLATRFFNSIYKNIQAIMTQIKQLEVGDFTARSIVTDTGELADLSASTNHMTETLNEVLKDTTKHAEKVQSLALALKSDTDNSVEKVYSLSIDLTSRAREDNFEVSNFLDMLEEKTKLIEAKSDREEIMNRIMTIKELSNNRTESTTDITLTLSDLIQSLHNQSIELSDISGSLFNNMYQFKLK, encoded by the coding sequence ATGGCAAAGAAACAGAAGAAAAATGTCAGTAATACCTTGCTGAAGCAGTTCACAACAAGGATGCTAGTGGTTCTACTCGTCATTTTAGGGGTATCTGGAATCGTTCAGTATTATTATTTAAATTCTATTATTGATTCGAACGTTAGAGTAGAATCTTCAAAAGTCAGTGCTAGTATCGAACAGGGAATAAAAGAAACAGACACAGCGTCACGCTCAATCGAAAATCAAATAGATCTAAAGCTAAAATTGGTAGCTCAACGTATTAGTGACCGACTTGGTAATCAGTCAGTTAATACAATAACTAATTCTGAGTTAGCTCAAATTAGTAAAGATTTTGGGATTGGCGGAATTACCATTTTCGTGCAAAAAGGTGACGATATTGTAGGGGTAAGTTCTACTACGCCGAGCGATATTGGTTTTAGTTTTAAAAAGTTTCTTGGAGCAGATAATCATTCTCTGCAATCTCTTATAGATTTGTTGCACGGTAAGCCTGTAATTAGGGATGAAGAGTCCTATGTTGATTCTAATACAACTATTTTACCCATTGCGCCATCAGGTTCTAATAAAAGTAATACACCTATTTTTTATAAGTACGGTTATTATCATGCTAATGGTTCAACCTATATCATCAATCCTTTTATTAAAGCCAACGAAGTTTACCAGTTTACACAATCGGTTGGTCCCAATTCATGGATTAAGACTGTCCTAAGGACAAATAAAGATGCTAAAGAAGTAGCGGTATTGGACCCGAAAGTGTATGCAGATCCGTCTTTACTTAAGAATAAGTACAACATGTTGAAAAAGGTAGAATACGGAGAATTTAATTCTGAAACTAAGAAAGACAGTTCAGTTATTGCTAGTATGGTTAAACACCCTCAAAAAGTATCTTATATTGAAAAGCAAAACGGGTTTTCTTATTATAAGATGTTCATCCCTATGAAAGATGGCAAAGTGATCTATGTCGCCTTAGATTACAATCGAATGAGTGCACCATTGAAGAATATGTCTTGGATTCTTCTTGTGTTTAGCCTATTATCCCTTTTAGCTCTATTTGTACTTGCGACACGCTTCTTTAATTCTATTTATAAAAACATCCAAGCCATTATGACTCAAATTAAGCAATTAGAAGTTGGGGACTTTACAGCTCGAAGTATTGTAACAGATACTGGAGAGCTAGCAGATCTTTCCGCAAGTACAAACCATATGACTGAGACATTAAATGAAGTTTTAAAAGATACAACTAAACATGCAGAAAAGGTGCAAAGTCTTGCCTTAGCCTTAAAGTCTGACACAGATAATTCTGTCGAAAAAGTGTATTCACTATCTATAGATCTTACTTCCAGAGCTAGAGAAGATAATTTTGAGGTTTCCAACTTCCTAGATATGTTGGAAGAGAAGACTAAGTTAATAGAGGCTAAGTCGGATAGGGAAGAAATAATGAATAGAATCATGACTATTAAAGAATTATCTAACAATCGTACGGAATCTACAACGGACATCACATTGACTCTATCGGATTTAATCCAATCCTTGCATAACCAATCAATAGAACTTTCAGATATCTCCGGTTCATTATTTAATAACATGTATCAGTTCAAATTGAAATGA
- a CDS encoding class I adenylate-forming enzyme family protein — translation MSLFERVLAGLKESNSSLTTLKSNYTAGDLQAIVSKYESMLRPLDIAGKRVALLVPAIQEYIPLFMTVNKLRGVTAPLSWQFRQEDLQNVLDFLDPHIIFTVNEHTGFNFSEAVTNWAKDKGKEVLVFTSDNCISWETRLFQGESIGLETSSGEIICFTSGSTGIPKGMVFKEEVVDYSFNHVSEALELKPTDRVLVYASTSTIFSLYSMDSVLKAGANLLVANEFDLIKIIDMMKNSNCNKVATTPSVFKALYTFASKLNPEVLTDLELICFVGEKIPNRLIDSFPLMGNSKFISHYGSSETSALANALLERESKELEYELVAGAQAKAVEGELYVITEALFSGYYGNPQLTQEVFEDSWYKTGDLVEFLDDKRFKIVGRKKDIIKKGGQQVVPSEIEQIIATINGVRSVAVVGSAHPIYGEQIVAFVVADGLTSADIRNYCIGKISAYKVPDKVVFIDKMPLNQGKTDKLKLRAVLN, via the coding sequence ATGAGTCTATTTGAAAGAGTATTAGCAGGATTAAAGGAAAGTAATTCGTCTTTAACTACATTAAAGTCAAATTATACAGCCGGTGATTTACAGGCTATTGTATCTAAATATGAGTCGATGTTACGTCCTTTAGATATTGCGGGGAAACGGGTGGCTCTATTAGTTCCTGCAATTCAAGAATATATCCCGCTTTTTATGACTGTAAATAAGCTCAGAGGGGTGACAGCGCCTTTAAGCTGGCAATTTCGGCAAGAAGATTTGCAGAATGTCTTGGATTTTCTTGATCCTCATATTATTTTCACTGTTAATGAACATACTGGATTCAACTTTTCAGAGGCTGTAACAAATTGGGCCAAAGATAAAGGGAAAGAAGTTTTGGTTTTCACTTCTGATAATTGTATCTCCTGGGAAACCCGGCTCTTCCAAGGTGAGTCAATCGGCTTGGAGACATCTTCAGGAGAGATCATTTGTTTTACTTCAGGAAGTACAGGCATACCAAAAGGGATGGTGTTTAAAGAAGAGGTAGTAGACTACTCATTTAATCATGTTTCTGAGGCGTTGGAATTAAAGCCTACAGATAGGGTCCTTGTTTATGCTTCAACCAGTACCATTTTCAGCTTGTATTCTATGGATTCTGTATTAAAAGCAGGGGCAAATCTTTTGGTGGCTAATGAATTTGACTTGATTAAGATCATAGACATGATGAAGAATTCTAACTGTAACAAAGTTGCCACGACCCCCTCTGTTTTTAAGGCGCTTTATACTTTTGCAAGTAAATTAAATCCTGAAGTTTTGACGGATTTGGAATTGATCTGTTTTGTAGGAGAGAAGATTCCAAACCGCTTAATAGATTCATTCCCACTCATGGGAAACAGCAAGTTTATCTCACATTATGGAAGTTCTGAGACTAGTGCGCTTGCTAATGCTCTCCTAGAGAGAGAGTCAAAGGAACTAGAGTATGAACTAGTTGCTGGTGCACAAGCGAAGGCGGTTGAAGGTGAACTATATGTTATAACAGAGGCATTATTTTCTGGATATTACGGGAACCCTCAACTAACTCAAGAGGTGTTTGAAGATAGCTGGTATAAAACGGGGGATTTAGTTGAGTTTCTAGATGATAAGAGATTTAAGATAGTTGGAAGGAAGAAAGATATCATTAAAAAAGGTGGACAGCAGGTCGTTCCAAGTGAGATCGAACAAATAATAGCCACTATTAATGGAGTAAGAAGCGTTGCTGTGGTCGGTTCAGCACATCCGATCTATGGCGAACAGATTGTGGCTTTCGTAGTAGCGGATGGTCTCACATCTGCAGATATTCGAAATTATTGCATAGGAAAAATTTCTGCTTATAAAGTACCAGATAAAGTGGTTTTCATTGATAAAATGCCATTAAATCAAGGGAAGACCGATAAGTTGAAGTTAAGAGCTGTGCTAAATTAG